In one Polaribacter sp. ALD11 genomic region, the following are encoded:
- the rplS gene encoding 50S ribosomal protein L19: MESLVKFVQDEFVAKKEFAEFGAGDTITVYYEIKEGEKVRTQFFRGVVIQRRGIAASETFTIRKMSGTVGVERIFPVNLPSIQKIEVNKRGKVRRARIFYFRGLTGKKARITEKRR, translated from the coding sequence ATGGAATCTTTAGTAAAATTTGTACAAGACGAATTTGTAGCAAAAAAAGAATTTGCAGAATTTGGTGCTGGTGATACAATCACTGTTTATTACGAAATTAAGGAAGGGGAAAAAGTACGTACTCAGTTTTTTAGAGGTGTAGTTATCCAAAGAAGAGGTATTGCAGCTTCTGAAACATTTACAATCAGAAAAATGTCTGGTACTGTAGGTGTAGAAAGAATTTTTCCTGTAAACTTACCTTCTATTCAAAAAATTGAAGTTAACAAAAGAGGTAAAGTTCGTAGAGCTAGAATCTTTTACTTTAGAGGTCTTACTGGTAAAAAAGCTAGAATTACTGAAAAAAGAAGATAA
- a CDS encoding phosphatase PAP2 family protein — protein MELITSLNKKTNRINFSRLFKIRHNALSILKDIKKEIFIIYSSFFFLSLSFVLLYNKFSLHLRINQFHTSFLDILFKYSTFLGDGVVFAVLGVVFLFIKRKMFLVFLVSGVLTLLVTHFFKKIIFKGILRPAGALGEENLYLIDGVKMAMVNSFPSGHTITTFAVFTILCLYFTKSKSQYLWVSLAIIAGFSRVYLSQHFLIDILVGSFIGILIGVVSMSFFFKPKKIH, from the coding sequence ATGGAATTAATTACAAGTCTTAATAAAAAAACGAATAGAATAAACTTCAGTAGATTATTTAAAATAAGACACAATGCTTTGTCAATTTTAAAGGATATTAAAAAAGAAATTTTTATAATTTATAGTTCTTTTTTTTTCCTATCGTTAAGTTTTGTCTTGCTTTATAATAAGTTTTCTCTTCATTTAAGAATAAATCAGTTTCATACTTCCTTTTTAGATATTCTTTTTAAATATAGTACTTTCTTAGGAGATGGAGTTGTCTTTGCTGTTTTAGGAGTTGTTTTTTTATTTATTAAAAGAAAGATGTTTTTAGTGTTTCTAGTAAGTGGTGTTTTAACACTGTTGGTTACACACTTTTTTAAAAAAATAATTTTTAAAGGAATATTAAGACCTGCAGGTGCTTTAGGTGAAGAGAACTTGTACTTAATTGATGGAGTTAAAATGGCAATGGTAAATTCTTTTCCTTCTGGACATACAATAACAACATTTGCAGTTTTTACTATTTTATGCCTTTATTTTACTAAAAGCAAATCTCAATATCTTTGGGTTTCTTTAGCTATAATTGCAGGGTTTTCTAGAGTATATCTATCTCAACATTTTCTTATAGATATTTTAGTAGGATCTTTTATTGGTATCTTAATAGGTGTAGTTAGTATGTCTTTTTTTTTTAAACCCAAAAAGATTCATTAA
- a CDS encoding glycosyltransferase family 39 protein produces the protein MQISYGKATYILIAISIIVRLFLGNQLEFGNDEVYYWLYAKYPDISHFDHPAMVGLFIQFFTLDLFFDSELAIRLAAIIPASISMYVVFLIGQYIKDDFVGFISVLLFNISIYAFIISGTFILPDAPMVLFWLLSFYFLIQVIPEPPQKKNTLKLLLGFLSIGLAIYSKYQSVFLLLGVVLYVLFFNRCWLKKWKFYIAFVFPILAIGVIIYWNYQNDFISYKFHNNRVSLLSLSFNKDSFLREILGQFVYNNPYIFVSIVLMMIALIKKKFLFDKKMISFFLLFSLPLIATTTYLSFSRNTLPHWSGISYVTLIPLLAVYVSTKKNISRKLIIGFTFLTVLLSFISLEINNGWFLPTQESDKNETLGRKDALMDMYGWQQASKKITKILTENELTHLPIISDNWYPAAHIDYYFARPNNMLVYGVGELSKIHKYYWINKENPKLNNKEVLYITDSRNYRDPKEVYSKLFNEFNLIETIPIIRNKKTVKYIFIYQLIK, from the coding sequence ATGCAAATATCTTATGGTAAGGCCACCTATATTTTAATAGCAATAAGTATAATTGTTCGTTTATTTTTAGGAAATCAATTAGAATTTGGTAATGATGAAGTGTATTATTGGCTGTATGCAAAATACCCGGATATTAGTCATTTTGATCACCCAGCAATGGTTGGACTTTTTATTCAGTTTTTCACATTAGATCTTTTTTTTGACTCTGAACTAGCAATTCGATTAGCTGCAATTATTCCTGCAAGTATTTCTATGTATGTGGTTTTTCTAATAGGGCAATATATTAAGGACGATTTTGTAGGTTTTATAAGTGTGTTGCTTTTTAATATTAGTATTTATGCTTTCATTATTTCTGGCACATTTATTTTACCAGATGCGCCAATGGTTTTGTTTTGGTTGTTGAGTTTTTATTTTTTGATACAAGTAATTCCCGAACCGCCCCAAAAAAAAAATACATTAAAACTGCTTTTGGGTTTTTTATCTATTGGTTTGGCTATTTATTCTAAATATCAATCTGTATTTTTACTTTTAGGAGTTGTTTTGTATGTATTGTTTTTTAATAGGTGTTGGTTAAAGAAATGGAAGTTTTACATTGCTTTTGTTTTTCCGATATTAGCTATAGGTGTTATTATTTATTGGAATTATCAAAACGATTTTATCAGTTACAAGTTTCATAATAATAGAGTTTCATTGTTAAGTCTGTCATTTAATAAGGATTCTTTTCTGAGAGAAATTTTAGGGCAATTCGTTTATAACAATCCGTATATTTTTGTTTCTATTGTTTTAATGATGATTGCACTTATTAAAAAGAAGTTTCTTTTTGATAAAAAAATGATAAGCTTCTTTTTATTGTTCTCATTGCCATTAATAGCAACAACTACCTACTTGTCTTTTTCTAGAAATACTTTGCCTCATTGGTCTGGTATTTCTTACGTAACTTTAATTCCGTTATTAGCGGTCTACGTTTCAACAAAGAAAAATATAAGTAGAAAATTAATAATTGGATTTACTTTTTTAACTGTTTTATTAAGTTTTATAAGCTTAGAAATTAATAATGGATGGTTCTTGCCTACACAAGAATCAGATAAAAATGAAACCTTAGGTAGAAAAGATGCGTTAATGGATATGTATGGTTGGCAACAAGCATCTAAAAAGATAACAAAAATATTAACAGAAAACGAACTGACACATTTGCCGATAATTTCTGATAATTGGTATCCAGCAGCTCATATAGATTATTATTTTGCGAGACCCAATAATATGTTGGTTTATGGAGTAGGTGAGCTGTCAAAAATCCATAAGTACTATTGGATTAATAAAGAAAATCCTAAATTAAATAATAAGGAAGTCTTATATATTACAGATAGCAGAAATTATAGAGATCCAAAGGAAGTTTATAGCAAACTTTTTAATGAATTTAATTTAATTGAAACCATACCGATTATTAGAAACAAAAAAACGGTTAAATATATTTTTATTTATCAGTTGATAAAATAG
- a CDS encoding glycosyltransferase family 39 protein: MDTIKTFIKNNKAISWVLGFQIFRLLLLPFMGLMPQDAYYYLYGQNLSLSYFDHPGMIGYILRFFTDVFGTSIFVVKFADFFITSLTILSFYKLASYFLSKQKLQRAFVLLASTIFISILSFNSTPDVPLLLFWTLSLIFLYKAIFEEKKWFFILGGIAMGLAFNSKYTALLLQIGLILFLVFSNKYRKLLLSPWVWFSIITSVAVTYPVWYWNYQNEFASFAFQSSERTSSISEFKISPENFFGAIGHQMFLLLPVLFLVIITFTFKYLKRALLKFKLPSSKTLFLLAFFAPTFVGFFLITPIYWVKLNWMMPSYITGIILAGMFINKKLLKIQLILSIVFHVLVSLQILFYLVPIKSDDTWVGWKELALETEKLQEKYTDTFIFSNDSYKTAACLNFFMDDKVYAQNIIGLPALHFDYLGDNLATLRGKNALFIDSDKRFKNKEKLGEIDSLLSSHFKNVTELTPIIIKINGKERRKFWVFYCEDYRATILSTDK; this comes from the coding sequence TTGGACACAATAAAAACTTTTATAAAAAACAACAAAGCCATTTCTTGGGTTTTAGGTTTTCAAATATTTAGGCTACTTTTACTACCTTTTATGGGCTTAATGCCTCAAGATGCGTATTATTATTTATACGGACAAAATTTATCGCTTTCGTATTTTGATCATCCAGGAATGATTGGGTATATATTACGTTTTTTTACGGACGTTTTTGGCACTTCAATATTTGTTGTAAAGTTTGCAGATTTTTTTATTACCTCACTTACAATTCTTAGTTTTTACAAGTTAGCTTCCTATTTTCTATCAAAACAAAAACTACAAAGAGCTTTTGTTTTACTGGCTTCTACCATATTTATTTCTATTTTATCTTTTAATTCTACACCAGACGTACCACTTTTACTGTTCTGGACCTTGAGTTTAATATTTCTCTACAAAGCTATTTTCGAAGAAAAGAAATGGTTCTTCATTTTAGGCGGAATTGCAATGGGACTCGCCTTTAATAGTAAATACACAGCGTTATTATTACAAATTGGTTTAATTTTATTTCTGGTTTTTTCAAATAAATACAGAAAGTTATTGCTATCTCCATGGGTATGGTTTTCCATTATAACTTCTGTAGCAGTAACATACCCTGTTTGGTATTGGAATTATCAAAATGAATTTGCTTCGTTTGCTTTTCAATCTTCCGAAAGAACAAGTTCTATTTCAGAGTTTAAAATTTCTCCTGAAAATTTCTTTGGCGCAATTGGCCATCAAATGTTTTTATTATTGCCCGTTTTATTTTTAGTGATTATTACCTTCACTTTTAAATATTTAAAAAGAGCTTTGTTAAAATTTAAGCTTCCAAGTTCTAAAACGTTGTTTCTATTAGCTTTTTTTGCACCTACTTTTGTTGGCTTCTTTCTTATTACCCCTATTTATTGGGTAAAATTGAATTGGATGATGCCTTCTTATATTACAGGTATTATTTTAGCAGGAATGTTTATCAACAAGAAATTATTAAAAATTCAACTTATCTTATCTATAGTATTTCATGTACTTGTAAGCTTGCAAATCTTGTTTTATTTAGTGCCAATTAAAAGTGATGATACTTGGGTTGGTTGGAAAGAATTGGCTTTAGAAACAGAGAAATTACAAGAGAAATATACAGACACTTTTATCTTTTCTAATGATAGCTATAAAACAGCTGCTTGCTTAAATTTTTTTATGGATGACAAAGTGTATGCACAAAACATTATTGGTTTGCCTGCGTTACATTTTGATTATTTAGGCGATAATTTAGCAACCTTAAGAGGCAAGAATGCACTTTTTATAGATTCTGATAAACGTTTTAAAAACAAAGAGAAGTTAGGCGAAATTGACTCTTTATTAAGTTCTCACTTTAAAAATGTAACTGAATTAACACCCATTATCATTAAAATAAATGGTAAAGAGCGTCGGAAATTCTGGGTCTTTTATTGCGAGGATTACAGGGCTACTATTTTATCAACTGATAAATAA
- the trmD gene encoding tRNA (guanosine(37)-N1)-methyltransferase TrmD yields the protein MRIDIISVAPDLLESPFNHSIIKRAKEKGLAEIIIHDLRAYGLGNYKQIDDTQFGGGAGMVMMIEPIANCIRKLQSERDYDEVIYMTPDAKTLNQSTANTLSLKENILILTGHYKGVDHRIRELFITKEISIGDYVLTGGELAAAVLVDAVVRLIPGVIGDEQSALTDSFQDNLLSPPVYTRPSDFEGTKVPEILLSGNFPKIDDWRSDKAYERTQQIRPDLLDETS from the coding sequence ATGCGAATAGATATTATTTCAGTAGCCCCAGATTTATTAGAAAGTCCGTTTAACCATTCAATTATCAAGCGGGCAAAAGAAAAAGGTTTGGCAGAAATTATAATTCACGATTTGCGCGCCTATGGTTTAGGTAATTACAAGCAAATAGACGACACACAGTTTGGTGGTGGTGCAGGCATGGTTATGATGATAGAGCCCATTGCAAATTGTATTAGAAAACTACAATCTGAACGTGATTATGATGAAGTTATTTATATGACTCCAGATGCAAAAACACTAAACCAATCTACTGCAAACACACTTTCTTTAAAAGAAAATATTCTGATTTTAACAGGGCATTATAAAGGTGTAGATCACAGAATTAGAGAACTATTTATTACCAAAGAAATTTCTATTGGAGATTATGTTTTAACAGGTGGGGAATTGGCAGCAGCCGTATTGGTTGATGCTGTTGTGCGTTTAATTCCTGGTGTTATTGGAGATGAACAATCTGCGCTTACAGATTCTTTTCAAGATAATTTATTATCGCCACCAGTATACACAAGACCTTCAGATTTTGAAGGAACGAAAGTTCCTGAAATATTATTATCGGGTAACTTTCCAAAAATTGATGATTGGAGAAGTGATAAAGCCTACGAAAGAACACAACAAATAAGACCAGATTTATTAGATGAAACCTCTTAA
- a CDS encoding cation diffusion facilitator family transporter: MTNEQTAIRTTYFSIIGNTALALIKGFAGFFGNSYALIADAIESTTDIFASFLVLLGFKYAKRPADENHPYGHGKIEPLITFGVVAFLVFSATIIAYESIQNIQIPHKIPKPWTLIVLGLIIIWKEISFQIVMKKSKQTNSSSLKADAWHHRSDAITSVMAFIGILIAIVFGKGYETADDWAALFASTFILYNSYLILRPALGEVMDEQLYDDLIVEIRTKSAQVKGVLGTEKCFIRKSGMKFHVDLHAIVNSEISVKAGHDISHKLKDYLRLKIPSLGHVLIHIEPNK; encoded by the coding sequence ATGACCAACGAACAAACTGCAATACGAACAACTTATTTCAGTATTATTGGAAACACTGCTTTAGCTTTAATAAAAGGCTTTGCAGGATTCTTTGGTAATTCTTACGCTTTAATTGCTGATGCAATAGAATCTACAACAGACATTTTCGCCTCATTTTTAGTTTTATTAGGTTTTAAATATGCCAAACGACCAGCAGATGAAAATCACCCATACGGACATGGAAAAATTGAACCATTAATTACATTTGGCGTGGTTGCTTTTCTTGTTTTTTCTGCCACAATTATCGCTTATGAAAGTATTCAAAACATACAAATACCTCACAAAATTCCTAAACCTTGGACATTAATTGTACTTGGTTTAATAATAATTTGGAAAGAAATTTCTTTTCAAATTGTTATGAAAAAAAGTAAACAAACAAATAGTTCTTCACTTAAAGCAGATGCATGGCATCATAGAAGTGATGCAATAACGTCTGTAATGGCTTTTATAGGTATTTTAATTGCAATTGTTTTTGGAAAAGGTTATGAAACTGCCGATGATTGGGCTGCCTTATTTGCCTCTACTTTTATATTATATAATAGTTACTTAATTTTAAGACCAGCTTTAGGTGAAGTAATGGATGAACAATTATATGATGATTTAATCGTTGAAATTAGAACAAAATCTGCACAAGTAAAAGGTGTTTTAGGAACAGAAAAATGTTTTATTAGAAAATCTGGAATGAAATTCCACGTAGATTTACACGCCATTGTTAACAGTGAAATTTCTGTAAAAGCAGGACATGATATCTCTCACAAATTAAAAGATTATTTACGATTAAAAATACCAAGTTTAGGACATGTACTAATTCATATTGAACCGAACAAATAA
- a CDS encoding succinylglutamate desuccinylase/aspartoacylase family protein, which translates to MSNKPFILLGKEIPEGKRTVLDLEVAKLHTRTTVKVPIIIERSTNPGPVVLLLAGIHGDETNGVGIIREIISLKLNKPKSGTIICIPVFNIFGYLIQTREFPDGRDLNRMFPGTVSGSLASQFAYQFTKEIAPFVDYVIDFHTGGGERDNIAQIRCSKDDEKALELAKVFNPPMIVFSENITKSLRDTLHKMGKTVLLFEGGKSKELNPTIINEGVNGTKNVLIRLGLIEGEITVRATPVFVHKAKWLRASDSGMFKIRVANGSFVKKKEILGVIQDPFGEFNKKVYAPFNCHIFCINKTPIVNKGDALFHLSVEE; encoded by the coding sequence ATGTCGAATAAACCTTTTATCCTTTTAGGAAAAGAAATTCCTGAAGGAAAACGTACTGTTTTAGATTTAGAAGTTGCAAAACTACATACAAGAACAACAGTAAAGGTTCCTATAATAATAGAGCGCTCTACCAACCCTGGCCCCGTAGTTTTATTACTAGCGGGTATACATGGAGACGAAACAAATGGTGTTGGAATTATTAGAGAAATAATTAGTTTAAAATTAAATAAACCAAAAAGCGGAACCATTATTTGTATTCCTGTTTTTAATATTTTTGGGTATTTAATTCAGACTAGAGAATTTCCTGACGGACGTGATTTAAATAGAATGTTTCCAGGAACCGTAAGCGGTTCTTTGGCAAGTCAATTTGCATATCAGTTTACAAAAGAAATTGCACCTTTTGTAGATTATGTAATCGATTTTCACACAGGTGGTGGCGAACGTGATAATATTGCACAAATTAGGTGTAGTAAAGATGATGAAAAAGCATTGGAATTAGCAAAAGTTTTTAACCCACCAATGATTGTTTTTTCTGAAAACATTACCAAATCGTTAAGAGACACCTTGCATAAAATGGGTAAAACTGTTTTACTTTTTGAAGGTGGAAAATCGAAAGAACTAAACCCTACAATTATTAATGAAGGCGTAAACGGAACAAAAAATGTGCTAATCCGATTAGGGCTTATTGAAGGAGAAATTACGGTTAGAGCTACTCCTGTTTTTGTACACAAAGCAAAATGGTTAAGAGCATCTGATTCTGGAATGTTTAAAATTAGAGTTGCAAACGGAAGTTTTGTAAAAAAGAAAGAAATTTTAGGGGTTATTCAAGATCCTTTTGGTGAGTTTAATAAAAAAGTGTACGCTCCTTTTAATTGTCATATTTTCTGTATTAACAAAACTCCTATTGTAAATAAAGGGGATGCTTTGTTTCATTTAAGTGTAGAGGAATAA
- the rimK gene encoding 30S ribosomal protein S6--L-glutamate ligase: protein MRIVILSRNAKLYSTRRLVEAAEKRGHEVMVVDHLKCNIEIEKKAPKIFYKGEYLENIDAIIPRIGASVTFYGTAVIRQFEMMKVFTAVSSIGLVRSRDKLSSLQILARAGVGLPKTVFTNYTKDVEHVIESVGGTPLVLKLLEGTQGLGVVLAETQNAATSVLEAFNGLGARVIAQEFIKEAGGADIRAFVVDGKVIGAMKRQGKEGEFRSNLHRGGNANVIELTDEEERTALKATKAMGLGVAGVDMLQSSKGPLVLEVNSSPGLEGIEIATKKNIAKEIIRYLELNVE from the coding sequence ATGAGAATTGTAATTTTATCTAGAAATGCTAAATTGTACTCTACAAGAAGATTAGTTGAAGCCGCAGAAAAAAGAGGGCATGAAGTAATGGTTGTAGATCACCTAAAGTGTAATATTGAGATTGAAAAGAAAGCTCCGAAAATATTTTACAAAGGTGAATATTTAGAGAATATAGATGCAATTATTCCAAGAATTGGTGCTTCTGTAACTTTTTACGGTACAGCAGTGATTAGACAATTCGAAATGATGAAAGTTTTTACCGCCGTTTCTTCCATTGGCTTGGTTAGATCTAGAGATAAATTGAGCAGTTTACAAATTTTAGCGAGAGCTGGTGTTGGTTTACCAAAAACAGTTTTCACCAACTATACAAAAGACGTAGAACACGTTATAGAGTCTGTTGGCGGAACTCCTTTAGTTTTAAAATTATTAGAAGGAACACAAGGTTTGGGTGTTGTTTTAGCAGAAACACAAAATGCAGCTACTTCTGTTCTAGAGGCTTTTAATGGTTTAGGTGCAAGAGTAATTGCACAAGAATTTATTAAAGAAGCTGGAGGTGCAGATATTAGAGCGTTTGTAGTTGATGGTAAAGTAATTGGTGCCATGAAGCGTCAAGGAAAAGAAGGTGAATTTCGTTCTAATTTACACAGAGGTGGAAACGCAAATGTTATTGAATTAACAGATGAAGAAGAAAGAACAGCGTTAAAAGCTACCAAAGCAATGGGATTAGGAGTTGCCGGTGTAGACATGTTACAATCTTCTAAAGGACCATTGGTTTTAGAAGTAAATTCTTCTCCTGGTTTAGAAGGAATAGAAATTGCTACTAAGAAAAATATTGCAAAAGAAATTATACGTTATTTAGAATTAAATGTCGAATAA
- a CDS encoding RimK/LysX family protein — translation MKITIGRSDKADFPELSLYEIDLKVDSGAYTSSIHCSNISEITVDGASIIQFTLLDPEHPFYNNKEFTSKNYASKIVKSSNGISEKRFMIHTEIFIFNQTFPIYLTLSERKDMKFPILLGRKFLNKKFVIDTTMKNLSHKLKNTK, via the coding sequence ATGAAAATTACCATTGGTCGTTCAGACAAAGCAGACTTCCCAGAGTTATCACTTTATGAGATTGATCTAAAGGTAGATTCTGGTGCGTATACTTCTTCTATACATTGTTCAAATATTAGTGAAATTACTGTAGACGGTGCTTCAATAATTCAGTTTACGCTGTTAGACCCGGAACATCCTTTTTATAATAATAAAGAGTTTACGTCTAAAAATTACGCATCAAAGATTGTAAAAAGTTCTAATGGTATTTCTGAAAAGCGCTTTATGATTCATACAGAAATATTCATTTTTAACCAAACTTTTCCAATTTACCTTACCTTAAGCGAACGAAAAGACATGAAATTTCCTATATTACTAGGAAGAAAATTTTTAAATAAAAAATTCGTGATAGATACTACTATGAAAAATCTATCTCACAAATTAAAAAACACAAAATAA
- a CDS encoding NAD(P)/FAD-dependent oxidoreductase, whose product MVKEIQLRVNLIEERKGDTLLYKASKQLGVDKSEISAVKVLRKSIDARKKDVIFNYKVAVYINEQVPEKSDYTFEYKDVSNAKEIHIIGFGPAGMYAALRCIELGYKPVVLERGKNVQDRRRDLKAINQDHIVNEDSNYCFGEGGAGTYSDGKLYTRSLKRGDVRRIFENLVYHGATEQILVDAHPHIGTNKLPKIIENIRENILKFGGEIRFETRVTDFVIKNNKLQALQLLNGEEITVNSVILATGHSARDIYELLHKKEIRIKAKSFAMGVRVEHPQEIIDQIQYHCSGERDELLPAAAYSLVQQVNNRGVYSFCMCPGGFIVPAATANGEVVVNGMSPSRRNNKFANSGIVVELDIDKDFKKYEHFGELRGLEFQKDLEKIAFLAGGRTQTAPAQRLVDFVDGKLSPELNDCSYQPGLKSAPLHSLLPKIIGSRLRKGFVAFGSKMHGYYTNEANIIGVESRTSSPVNIPRKESLEHTEIEGLFPCGEGGGYAGGIVSAAMDGERCAEAAIAQL is encoded by the coding sequence ATGGTTAAAGAAATTCAACTTCGTGTAAATTTAATAGAAGAAAGAAAAGGAGATACGCTGTTATACAAAGCTTCTAAACAATTAGGCGTAGATAAAAGTGAGATTTCCGCAGTAAAAGTCTTGCGTAAATCGATTGATGCTCGTAAAAAAGACGTCATCTTTAATTATAAAGTAGCTGTTTATATCAATGAACAGGTTCCAGAAAAATCTGATTATACTTTTGAATACAAAGATGTTTCTAATGCTAAAGAAATTCATATTATTGGTTTTGGTCCTGCAGGAATGTATGCTGCATTGCGTTGTATCGAATTAGGTTACAAACCTGTTGTTTTAGAGCGCGGAAAAAATGTACAAGATAGAAGGCGAGATTTAAAAGCTATAAATCAAGATCATATTGTAAACGAAGATTCTAACTATTGTTTTGGTGAAGGTGGCGCCGGAACCTATTCTGACGGAAAATTATACACCCGTTCTTTAAAACGTGGAGACGTTAGAAGAATCTTCGAAAATCTAGTTTATCATGGTGCAACCGAGCAAATTTTAGTAGATGCACACCCACATATTGGGACAAATAAACTGCCAAAAATTATCGAGAATATTCGAGAAAACATTTTAAAGTTTGGTGGCGAAATTCGTTTTGAAACAAGAGTTACCGACTTTGTAATTAAAAACAATAAATTACAAGCACTTCAACTTTTAAACGGAGAAGAAATAACCGTAAATTCTGTAATTTTAGCAACCGGACATTCTGCTAGAGACATTTATGAGTTATTGCATAAAAAAGAAATACGAATTAAAGCAAAGTCTTTTGCAATGGGCGTTCGTGTAGAACATCCGCAAGAGATAATAGATCAAATTCAGTATCACTGTTCTGGTGAAAGAGACGAACTTTTACCCGCTGCGGCTTATAGTTTAGTACAACAAGTAAACAACAGAGGCGTATATTCTTTTTGTATGTGTCCTGGTGGCTTTATTGTACCTGCAGCTACAGCTAATGGAGAAGTTGTTGTAAACGGAATGTCGCCAAGTAGAAGAAATAACAAGTTTGCAAATTCAGGAATTGTTGTTGAATTAGATATTGATAAAGATTTCAAAAAATACGAACATTTTGGAGAATTAAGAGGGTTAGAGTTTCAGAAAGATTTAGAAAAAATTGCTTTTTTGGCTGGTGGAAGAACACAAACTGCACCTGCACAAAGATTGGTAGATTTTGTTGATGGTAAACTATCGCCCGAACTTAACGATTGTTCGTACCAACCAGGGTTAAAATCGGCTCCACTTCACTCCCTTTTACCTAAAATTATTGGTAGCAGATTGCGAAAAGGTTTTGTTGCATTTGGTAGTAAAATGCACGGTTACTATACCAATGAAGCAAATATTATTGGTGTCGAATCTAGAACTTCATCCCCCGTAAATATCCCTAGAAAAGAAAGTTTAGAACACACAGAAATAGAAGGTTTATTTCCTTGTGGCGAAGGTGGTGGTTATGCTGGCGGTATTGTTTCTGCTGCCATGGATGGTGAACGCTGTGCAGAAGCTGCAATTGCACAATTGTAA
- a CDS encoding ornithine cyclodeaminase family protein: MNPLVQIDTQFIEKNTVFTELVQKLQENFSDKNVIVPMRHHHDFPNPTTNTDSTLLLMPAWNSGKDAGVKVVTVSPENSQFNLPSINGTYIYFDAINGTLKAILDAKSLTVKRTAAASALASSFLSRKDANSLLMIGTGALSTNLIKAHASVRPIKNVFIWGRNYKKAQAICEELSNESFTITAIKTIEEKISEVAIISSATLTKTPLILGTYLKPGQHVDLVGSYKTDTREADNETILKGTVFVDTYQGGLKESGDIVIPLKEGILKETDIKADLFELCSNTKKGRLNAKEITVFKSVGHALEDLTAANYYYHKFIETT, encoded by the coding sequence ATGAATCCACTTGTTCAAATCGACACTCAATTTATTGAAAAAAACACTGTTTTTACAGAATTAGTTCAAAAATTACAAGAAAACTTCTCTGATAAAAATGTGATCGTTCCAATGAGACACCATCACGATTTTCCAAACCCTACAACAAATACAGACTCTACATTATTATTAATGCCCGCCTGGAATTCTGGAAAAGATGCAGGTGTAAAAGTAGTAACCGTAAGTCCAGAAAACAGTCAATTTAATTTACCATCAATTAATGGTACCTATATTTATTTTGACGCCATTAACGGAACTTTAAAAGCCATTTTAGACGCAAAAAGTCTAACTGTAAAACGCACAGCCGCAGCTTCTGCCTTAGCTTCTTCTTTCTTATCTAGAAAAGACGCAAATTCTCTATTAATGATTGGTACTGGCGCATTGTCTACAAACCTTATTAAAGCGCACGCTTCCGTTAGACCGATTAAAAATGTTTTTATTTGGGGAAGAAATTATAAAAAAGCACAAGCTATTTGTGAGGAGTTATCTAATGAAAGCTTTACAATTACTGCGATTAAAACTATTGAAGAAAAAATTTCTGAAGTAGCCATTATTTCCTCTGCTACCTTAACTAAAACACCTTTAATCTTAGGCACCTATTTAAAACCAGGACAACATGTAGATTTGGTTGGTTCCTATAAGACAGATACAAGAGAAGCTGATAATGAAACGATTTTAAAAGGAACTGTTTTTGTAGACACGTATCAAGGTGGATTAAAAGAAAGTGGAGATATTGTAATTCCGTTAAAAGAAGGAATTCTTAAAGAAACCGACATAAAAGCTGATTTATTCGAACTTTGTTCCAACACCAAAAAAGGAAGATTAAATGCGAAAGAAATCACCGTTTTTAAATCTGTGGGACATGCTCTAGAAGATTTAACTGCTGCAAATTATTACTATCATAAATTTATAGAAACAACCTAA